From a single Nicotiana tomentosiformis chromosome 2, ASM39032v3, whole genome shotgun sequence genomic region:
- the LOC138906172 gene encoding uncharacterized protein, whose amino-acid sequence MNGAMEAANKNIKKILRKMVDNYKQWHEKLPFALLGYRTIVCTSTGATHYLLVYDTEDVIHAEVEIPSLRIIQEAELSDAEWIRSRYEQLALIDGKRMKVVCHGQLYQNRMARVFNKKVRSRQFTPGQLVLKRIFPHQDEAKGKFSPNWKGPYMVQRVLTGGSLILAEMDGEIRPKLINSDAVKRYYV is encoded by the coding sequence ATGAATGGTGCCAtggaagccgccaataagaacatcaagaagatattaaggaagatggtggacaactacaagcaatggcatgagaagctaccatttgcATTGCTCGGGTACCGTACCATAGTTTGTACGTCAACTGGGGCAACCCACTATCTACTGGTCTACGATACTGAAGATGTTATACATGCCGAGGTGGAGATTCCTTCCCTAAGAATCATACAGGAGGCCGAGCTCAGCGATGCGGAATGGATACGAAGCCGGTATGagcaactggctctcattgatggtaagAGGATGAAAGTagtgtgtcacggtcaactctaccagaatagaatggcaagggttttcaacaaaaaggttagatcgaggcaattcacaccggggcaattggtgttgaaacggatcttcccgcatcaggaCGAAGCAAAAGGGAAATTCTCACCTAATTGgaaaggcccttacatggttcagcgagtactgacaggaggatcgcttatacttgcagagatggatggagaaatAAGGCCAAAACTTATCAATtcggacgcagtcaagagatattatgtttaa
- the LOC138906173 gene encoding uncharacterized protein — protein sequence MAEELKKLTRRVQRVEGGKGVEGLNYKDLCIQPDVELLEDKNEQIRMKLFMQSLTGDTLSWYISQNLKKWANLVSMASDFMDRFRFNTENVPDVFYIQNLKKKPTETFREYATHWRSEAAKVRLPLEEEQINKFFVRAQDPQYYERLMVIENHKFSYIIKLGERIEEGIKSGMVTNFEVLQATNKALQS from the exons atggcagaggaactcaagaaactgacAAGGAGAGTCCAGCGTGTTGAAGGCGGGAAGGGTGTTGAAGGTTTGAACTACAAAGACTTGTGTAtccagccagatgtagaactgctgGAGG ATAAGAAcgaacaaatccgcatgaaactgttcatgcaaAGTCTTACAGGAGACACATTATCTTGGTATATCAGCCAAAATCTAAAAAAGTGGGCGAATTTGGTGAGCATGGCATCggatttcatggatagattcaggttcaataCAGAGAATGTGCCAGACGTTTTCTATATCCAGAACCTCAAGAAAAAACCGacagaaaccttccgcgagtacGCTACTCATTGGAGATCAGAGGCAGCCAAGGTGAGGCtgccacttgaagaagaacaaataaacaagttctttgttagagctcaggatccgcagtattacgaaagattgatggttatcgAGAACCACAAGTTCTCATACAtcatcaagttaggggaaaggatagaagaaggaatcaagagcggAATGGTGACCAATTTTGAGGTACTGCAAGCCACCAACAAAGCCTTGCAAtcgtga